CACTGACGCTGTTCACCATTTTCCCTTTCAATACCAGCACCGGCTTAAACGCCGACAGGAAAAAGGCAGGATAACTGCCGGCCAGCAGTCCTGTAAATAAGGTAATACCGGTAAATAATGCTGCCAGCGGCAAGCTGAACTCCAGCTGCAGTCGCTTTCCGGTAATGAGGTTGAAAGGGCCTAGTAACAGCCATACCATCAGTATGGCCAGTAACAACGACAGTACCGACAGCAACAGTGACTCACCCAGAAACTGTTTTATCAGCGCCCAACGGCTGGCCCCCAGCGTTTTGCGTACGCCCACCTCCTTCATCCGGATATTCGCCCGGGCAGTAGCAAGGTTCATGAAATTGACCGCTGCAATAAAAACAATAAATAATCCTATCAGGCCAAACAGTTTCACATAGGTAATCCTGCCTCCTGCCTGATGCCAGTTTTCGTACGTGCCATACAGATAGTTGTCGGCATATGGCGCCACAAAGGAAGTACGAGCCTTCGCACCGGTGCGGTCCTGCATGAACCGGGTCAGTTTGGCATTAAAGGCGGGTACCGTTATGCCTTCCTTCAACAGCAACCAGGTGACAAACGGCCCTCCGGGTTCCAGATTGTCACCAATACGCATCAACGATTTAAAAGCACTGAAGGGAAGAATAAAATCGAACTGTAAAGAAGAGATACCCGGCACGTCTTTAAAGACGCCCGCCACCACGGCCGGCCTTTTGAACACGTCGACCTGCCAGTCCAACTGGCGACCTGTTATATTATTAACGGTGCCGAATAAACGCAGGGCCATGCTCTCAGAGATCACTATACCATTATTATCAGCCAACACCTGCTTTTTATCACCCATGAGCAAAGGATAACTGAAGATGTCAAAAAAGTCTTTACCAGCAAAAAGCCCTTCGCTTTTCAGGTGCTTGCCCGCTGCGGTCACGGTAAAACCCGGAAACCAGCCCCGGGGGGTACTGACCACCGACGCCTCCACTTCCGGCATTTCCTGTTTCAGCACATCTGCCAGCTGTGCAGGCGATTCCATCGTTGTCAACAACCCCTTCGCGTGGGGTTTGCTTTCCATGACGGTGTACAGCCGCGGGCCGTTTTCATGAAAGCGGTCCATGCGCCACTCGTCTGTTATCCAGAGACAAATTAATAACGTACAGGCGAGGCCGGTAGACAAACCGGTTAAATTAAGCAGGGTAAAAAGCCGGTGTTTCAACAGGTTACGCCAGGCTACTGTCAGGTAGTTGATAAACATGGTGAGATGGTTACGGATAGCGAAAAGATAAAATAAAAGCGGCACCAAGGAAGGTGCCGCTTTCTATATCCATTTAATACAATCCATAAAACATATCATACTATTTTAAAGTGTCCGCTTTGGGAAGCAGCGCGTCCGTATACGGACGCTGCGCGCCTGCTGCCACATACACTTCGATCATCGCATTGGTAGGCCGGCGTGGCGCCAGGAAAGAGTCTACCAGCTGATAATGCTGCCGCAGTTCACTTCTTAAGGCAAACGGGAAGAAGTTGTTTAACGTTGGCGCATACTCGTAGAGGACAAGATCATAATGACGGTCCCGTACCTTCCCCTTAAACGCCGACAGCTGGCGGTTGAACATGCCCACACCAAGGTGGTACCACAGCGGATAATCCTGCCCGGTTTCCAGTTTGAAAGGCATGGCTTCCGCCAGCGGCGTCAGCTCTGTCATATTCAACACCCGGATACCTTCTTTTTTCTGCTGTACTACCGGTAACGCCAGTACGCGATCAATACCGGCCACTGTCTGCTGCGGCATATAAATCTTGTGGAACACCGGCAGTCGGGAGAAAGTCCACTCCGACACCGGTACATCTGTGGTGTCGGTATTGACCATAAAGTTCCGGCGGGACACCACATTTTCATGGGTACTGTCATTGGGCGCATAAGCCACTTCCTGCACAGGGAACAACCTGTCTGTGTACCGGCCGATGTATTTCCACCAGGTACCGGACCACCAGAACAAAATCAGTGCGGTAGCCGCAATTAAAGACCTGCCCGAGTTGAGGGGTATTGACAGCAAGTGGCATAACCAGCTGGCAATGAAGGCGAAAGCAAAACTATGGAAGAAAATGTTGTTGTCCGGCGGCGTGTAGCTGGTGACCTGGAAAATGGCCGCTTCGCCTAAGATACCCAGCGTCAGCAGCGCAAACAGTACCTCCCGGCGTTCGTGTATCCAGCTGCCCCATTGTTTTACGCCCGCAGCCAGGCAAAGTGCTGCCAGCAACACATAGATCTTGATCCAATTGGAACCGCCCATGATCTCGTCTGTAAAATCGTTTAGGGCTAACCGTGAGCTGTGCGGCGCCTGTCCGTGATTAAACCAGTAGGCGAATCCCGGCATCAGGGGAACGATGAAAGCCACGGCAATCACCGCGAACAGCCCGAGGAACACCGGCAGGTCCAGCCAGCGGCGGGTTTCCAATGAATTGTAGGCCAACAGCGCCAGGCACAGCATAAGCGCCATCCCGCCACCATCCTGTTTGGTGAAGAGCGATAAGAAGATAAACAAAGCCGCCAGCGTCATCAGCAGGTACCGGCGCCCGTTGCCTTCCGCAAAAAAGGAACGCATCAGGAAACTAAGGCCCACCAGTTCGTACACAATTACGGTATGATTGTACCACGGCCAGAAGTTAAAGAAGGAATAAGACATCACGAACACCAGTACCGAAAGCAGCCGCACGCCGGGCGTCACGTTCAGGCTTTTGAGGATAGACCGGAAGGAAAGCCCGGCTATAATATTGATGAACACCTGTGCCTTCACCAGTGTGATCATTTGCGGACCGAAGATTTTAAAGAACAGTGCAGGGATGATCCAGAAACCATAGCCCAGCGGGCTGCCATAGTCTTTAAAGGGAACCTGCCCGGAAGACAGCCTGTAAGCCCCTTCCCATGACAGGAAGATGTTCACGCGATAGGGAAACGTAGTAAACAATGGTACCAGTGCCAGCAGCACGATAACTATGATTTCTATAACCGCCCATCTGCGGGCATTGGGAAACGAATTAGACATACTGTATCTGTTATTAGGATGTATTATCCTTTATTTTCTGAAAGGTTTGTAGGTAGCGTATTGTGCCAGCGCCAGCATAGGCCGGTCGCCGCTGGTGTCGCCGTAAGCGTAGATATCCGTATAGTCGTGCAGGTTAAACCGCTGCTGTATACGCACTACTTTCTCCTCACCATTGCAATTCACGCCGGAGAGCCGCCCTGTGATCCGTCCGTCCTGCACTTCCAGGGTGCTGGCAATACAGTCGATGCCCTGTGCCACGCACCAGGGCTCCACCCAATTATGGGCAGAAGCGGTTACCACCACCACCTGACGGCCCTCCTGTTGATGCTTACGGATAGCTGCCAGCGCAGGCTCACGTACCAACAACGGCAGCCGTTCCCTGCAAAAACGCCGGCAGTTTTCGGTAAACTGCTCTTCCGGCATCCCGCCGAAAAAATGGCGCAGCACCTGCTCCTTGCTTTCCTGTGCTGTTTGCCTGCCCAGTTTAAAACGGACCAGTCCGGGTGCCAGCCGGGCGATACCCCGGTACAGGGCGGCGCTTCCCTTCTGGAAACGGATGATCTCCCACATCGTGTCCTTATGGGTGATGGTACCGTCGAAATCGAAAAAGGCGATGCCCGTCACAGTTTTAATTTTTTAAAGATGGGCTCAGGTATCAACTTAATAATCAGCATGATATATCTCCATGGCCATTTTACGAACAATACATTTTTCTTCCGTTGCACCGCTTTGAACACCACCCGGGCCACCTGTTCCGGTTGCGCCGTCAGTAACGGCGGCAGGGTCAGATGCTGGGTCATCCGGGTGTTGACGAACCCCGGCTGCACGCTCATTACGTGAACGCCACTACGAAAAAGGCGGTTGCGCAACCCGCTGAGATAGGCGGTAAAACCGGCCTTCGCACTACCATATATATAATTGCTTTGCCTTCCCCTTTCACCTGCCACGGAACTGATGCCGACGATCATGCCGGCTTTCTTTGCTTCGTAAACATTGGCGATCACATTTAGTACAGACACAGCACCTGTGAAATTGGCGTGCAGGATGCGGGATGCCTCCTGCCAGTCGTGTTGCGCCTGCTCCTGGTCTCCCAGGTACCCAAAGGCACATACCGTAATGTCCGGTGTTACAGGCAGGGCGGCCAAAAAATCGGCATGCGTATCGTAAGCAGTGGCATCGAAAGAATGCACGGTAGCGGTAATACCGTACCTTATCTGAAGGTCCTGCTGCAAAGGACGCAGCGCGGCGGCCTGACGGCCAGCCAGTTGTATATCATATTGAGCGGCAGCAAACCGGCGCGCTATGGCCACTGCCATGTCCGAGCCTGCGCCTAAAAGAAGTACTGTAGGCATTGAAGGTGTTTGGTTAATAAGGGAACTATTTTGTCAGCAGTAACCTTTCTGATTGCAGTGATTCAAACCGTTTACCAGGGTTATATGCCTTCACGATCTCTGCAAAACGTTCCGCGTTGGGGTAACTTTTCCAGAACACGTCCTGTTTCATACGGGCATCTTTGGACAGGTACAAACGGCCGCCATACTGCAACACTATTTCGTCCAGCTCATCGAGGAATTCGAAAAGCCCTTTCCGTACCGGGAAATCCAGTGCCAGCGTATAACCTTCCATCGGGAAAGAGATCAGGGAGTCCTGCCGGCCAAACACTTTCAGTACAGCGAGAAAAGATCCCCATCCTTTTTCACTGATGCGCCGCAGGATCGCAATCAGTCCATCCTTCTGGTCCAGTGACAATACAAACTGATATTGTATGAAGCCTGCCTTACCGTAACCGCGGTTCCAGTGCAGGATGGCGTCCAGCGGATAGAAGAACGGTTCATAAGGCACCACGTTGTTGATCTCCTTTTTGAAGTTCTTGCCGTAGTACAACCAGTTGAAGGCCTTAACGGTAAATGTGTTCAGGATGAAAGAAGGCAGGTTAAACGGTACGGTCAGCCGCGGTTTAGATGGTAGTTGCAACGGAGCCTGCGCTTGTTTCCCGTTCAGTTCCGCTTTGGTAGCGTGTTCTCCCACGATCAGGATGCTGCGCCCAAAGGAATCCCCTTTTTGCAGGCAGTCAATCCATGCCATGGAATAGGTATAGTGTTTATACTCGTCAAACAGCCGCACCACCTCTTCGAGGTTACGGGCTTTGATTTGTTTTTGTTTGATGTAGGCCGTCTCCATTTTTTTCAGGCCGAATTTTACACGGGTGATCACTCCGGTAAGTCCCATCCCGCCGCAGGTAGCCCAGTACAGGTCAGTATGCCGGTCAGGTGAACAGGTGACCGTAGTGCCGTCGCCGATGATCACGTCCATTTCAGTAATGTGGCCGGAGAACGCGCCTTCCAAGTGATGGTTTTTACCATGCACGTCGGACGCTACCGCACCGCCTACCGTAATGAACTTGGTCCCTGGCGTTACCGGCAGGAACCATCCTTTAGGGACAATGATGTCCAGTATCTGGTCAAGTGTAACACCCGCCTGGGTCTCCAGCACGCCGGCAGTGGTATCGAAAGAGAGGACCTTGTCGTACCGGAGCATCGACAGGCTGTGCTTCCCCAGGGAGGCATCTCCGTAACAACGGCCATTGCCACGGGCAATAAACCCATGATTGGCCACTACGAACGACCGTAGCTGCTCTTCCTGCGTATACGCACTTTCTTCAGATGTAATAGCGGGGTAATTACCCCAGTTAGCTAACCGCTTCTGCATTATTCAAAAAAAACTTTATTAGTGGGCCAATAAATCAGCACATAAAAACTCAGCACCCACAGGAGTATGGTTAATTGAATAAAACGGTCTTTATATAGGATCTTGGTGGGAGAACCAGTGTTGTTCTCCACGTAGGTTATTTGCAAATATCGTAATAATCCGCCAATTACAAAAAGCGTCGTGTAATAGAGGCGGTAGGTATGAAACCGCACCTGTGTTTCAGGCGCCATGGTGTACA
This window of the Chitinophaga varians genome carries:
- a CDS encoding ABC transporter permease; this translates as MFINYLTVAWRNLLKHRLFTLLNLTGLSTGLACTLLICLWITDEWRMDRFHENGPRLYTVMESKPHAKGLLTTMESPAQLADVLKQEMPEVEASVVSTPRGWFPGFTVTAAGKHLKSEGLFAGKDFFDIFSYPLLMGDKKQVLADNNGIVISESMALRLFGTVNNITGRQLDWQVDVFKRPAVVAGVFKDVPGISSLQFDFILPFSAFKSLMRIGDNLEPGGPFVTWLLLKEGITVPAFNAKLTRFMQDRTGAKARTSFVAPYADNYLYGTYENWHQAGGRITYVKLFGLIGLFIVFIAAVNFMNLATARANIRMKEVGVRKTLGASRWALIKQFLGESLLLSVLSLLLAILMVWLLLGPFNLITGKRLQLEFSLPLAALFTGITLFTGLLAGSYPAFFLSAFKPVLVLKGKMVNSVSGLWARKGLVVFQFSLSVVLIVAVMVVEHQLAYIRDRNLGYQKDHVVYFNAEGKVPEHMDAFLAAVREIPGVVTASSMVGSVFGEASQPINWERQGRTENILFRPFQTGEGMLETLGIQLKEGTGFSGNYAADTSRIIFNEAAIAAMGLEQPVGKTILFGNARREIVGVVKDFNFQSLHSRVQPLFFIIEPRGGTVMLKISAGMEQDVLKRLEGFYRAYNPGYVLESHFLDEDYQALYTAEKRVGTLAGYAAALTIVISCLGVFGLAAFTAETRRREIGIRKVLGAKTAQLTLLLSKDLLRAVSLAIGIGLPLAWLMMHRWLDQFAYRSHFGWEILAMAGGATFAVTFLTVGVQTVRASLRNPVEALKAE
- a CDS encoding HAD family hydrolase, whose amino-acid sequence is MTGIAFFDFDGTITHKDTMWEIIRFQKGSAALYRGIARLAPGLVRFKLGRQTAQESKEQVLRHFFGGMPEEQFTENCRRFCRERLPLLVREPALAAIRKHQQEGRQVVVVTASAHNWVEPWCVAQGIDCIASTLEVQDGRITGRLSGVNCNGEEKVVRIQQRFNLHDYTDIYAYGDTSGDRPMLALAQYATYKPFRK
- a CDS encoding SDR family oxidoreductase; this translates as MPTVLLLGAGSDMAVAIARRFAAAQYDIQLAGRQAAALRPLQQDLQIRYGITATVHSFDATAYDTHADFLAALPVTPDITVCAFGYLGDQEQAQHDWQEASRILHANFTGAVSVLNVIANVYEAKKAGMIVGISSVAGERGRQSNYIYGSAKAGFTAYLSGLRNRLFRSGVHVMSVQPGFVNTRMTQHLTLPPLLTAQPEQVARVVFKAVQRKKNVLFVKWPWRYIMLIIKLIPEPIFKKLKL
- a CDS encoding FAD-dependent oxidoreductase; protein product: MQKRLANWGNYPAITSEESAYTQEEQLRSFVVANHGFIARGNGRCYGDASLGKHSLSMLRYDKVLSFDTTAGVLETQAGVTLDQILDIIVPKGWFLPVTPGTKFITVGGAVASDVHGKNHHLEGAFSGHITEMDVIIGDGTTVTCSPDRHTDLYWATCGGMGLTGVITRVKFGLKKMETAYIKQKQIKARNLEEVVRLFDEYKHYTYSMAWIDCLQKGDSFGRSILIVGEHATKAELNGKQAQAPLQLPSKPRLTVPFNLPSFILNTFTVKAFNWLYYGKNFKKEINNVVPYEPFFYPLDAILHWNRGYGKAGFIQYQFVLSLDQKDGLIAILRRISEKGWGSFLAVLKVFGRQDSLISFPMEGYTLALDFPVRKGLFEFLDELDEIVLQYGGRLYLSKDARMKQDVFWKSYPNAERFAEIVKAYNPGKRFESLQSERLLLTK